TACCTGATGGAGTACCGGGAGCTCTTCCTCGCTCTCTTCCGCAAGTTCGACGAGACCAAGCAGCCACGCAGCTTCTTGCGGGATCTGGTGGAGACGGCCCATCTCTTCCTCCGCATGCTGGAGCATTTCTGTCGGGGCCGCACCAGCCTCGTGGTGCAGGTAGGATGTGACTGCCCCGCCAGCAGGGTCTCCTAGGGGAGGTCAGCCAGCCCCTCCTAACCCGGTCGTTGCCCCCCAGAGCAAACGCATGCGGAGAAGGAAGAAGCCGCGGACACCTGCAGCTGTTGCCCCGCAGCCGCCCAGTACCGAGGAGCTGGAGGAGTTGTGGGCAGGATTGGACCCACAGATCCAGGCCTGCCTGCAGGTAGGGGGAAGGATCCGGCCCCGCGGGGAGCGCTGGGTGTCTTGGCAGGGCACAGGGTCACAGTGTCCTGCCCCAGGGCGAGGTGCCCCTCCCCGAGGACGTGGTGCCCTTTGACGCTGCCTCGGAGATGCCGGTGGAGGAGCAGCGCACAGAGGCTCTGCTGCGGATCCAGGGGTGCCTGCGGGATGCCCAAGTCCCCCAGGCCCTGCGGCTGCTCCGCTCTGCCAGGTACCAGCGCTGCAATTCCCATCCTGCACCCTGGCAGGGGTGCAGGGACACGGTGCCAGCCTGTCCCCCTCTCCCCAGGGACGTCTGGCCCGAAGGGGATGTGTTCGGACCCCCTGATGCAGGACCACCCGAGGAGACCCAGCTGCTGCGGGAGATCCTCTTCGCTCCCCTGCCCTGTGAGTCTCTAGCTGGTGGCACCGGGAATGTCGGGCACTGGGCTGGAGTGCTTGGGCCCTCAGCACTGTCCCACCACAGGGCATGCACCCCCCGAGGCCGAGGagccagaggaagaggaggatgaggaagaagaagaggaggaagagaccATGCAGGTGTCAGAGAAGGAGTTCAACTTCCTTGACTACCTGAAACGGTGAGAGGGGATGGAGGGGAAGGGGCGGCCCTGCTCACTGGGGCGTCCCTGCTCACTGGAGCTGCCGGGGCAGGTTCGCCTGTCCCCCTGTGGTCCGGgcgcttgtgctgctgctgcgggggtaTGCCCGCAACAGCCCCCGCACCAACCACTGCGCCGCTCGTCTGCTGCACCGCCTGGCCCGTGACCTGCACATGGAGGCCCTGCTCTTCCAGCTCTCTCTCTTCGCCCTCTTCCACCGCCTCCTCAATGACCCCGCTGCCGGCGCACATCAGGTCAGCCGGGGACCGGCTCCCCCCGAGCCCCCTGGGGAGGGGTCTGTCCCCGGcgtcccccagccccgctctccCTCACTCcacctgcaggagctggtggcatTGGCCAAGTTCATCCTGGGCAAGTTCTTTGCGCTGGCAGCCACCAACAAGAAAGCCTTTGTGGAGCTGCTCTTCTGGAAGAGCCCGGCGGCTGTCCGCGAGATGACCGAGGGCTACAGCTCCCTGCGGGACGGAGAGGGGTGAGTGGGGACAGAGAGGGGgctgctgccctctcctcccctcccctcacctcccctctgcctctgcccagggctggcaggagccggGTCCTCCCCTGGACCCCCcaagaggagcaggagctgcggGAGCTGTACTGGAAGTACAAGGAGGTGGAAGGTACCAgggctccctggggtgggggggcaacgGGACCCCcatggggggcagtgggggctcCGTCTCTGCAGCCTCCCGCTCTCGCAGGTGAGGACATCATCGCCGCCATCCTGGCCCATCTCCCGGCACCCGGCCGGACACGGAGGCAGGTGGTGAAGCAGCTGGTGCGGCTGGGGCTAGCCAGCAGTGTCAAGGACTTTCCGCGGGAGAGGTGGGTCGGGGACCCCTGGGCTGGGGTGGCTGCCTCACCCCGGGGCAGGGACTGACAGCCGCGTCCCCCTCCAGGAAGGGCACCCACCTCGTGTTATGGacacaggagcaggaggaggagctgACGCGGCTCTTCGAGGAGTTCCAGGGCTCGGAgggtgagcagggctggggcaggcagcccccctctagccccctgcagccccccgcagccccctgccctgatccccccttccctgcagatgtccTGGGGAACATCATGAGGCACCTGACGGCACGACGGTCGCGGGCTCGCGTCGTGGagaagctgctggggctggggctggtgtcGGAGCGCAAGGAGCTGTACAAGAAACGCCGGAGGAAGGGCCATGGCCCCGGGCTGGTACGGGGGGGCTGGGAGGAGTGCCCACTGGGTGCTGCCCCAACACGGGCACCCTAACACCGCTGGTCCCTTCAGGGTGCGGCAGGTGCCCCGGTGGTGCCGGCCCAGGACAGCTCGGCAGAGGACAGGgacagtgaggaggaggaggaggaggaggaggaggaagcagaggaaggcCCCATGGAGGGTCACTGGGTGCCTGAGgaaggggctgggcagggcctgGCACATCGTCTGCATCAGGAAGGTGAGTTGAGAGCCTCTGAGCCTCCCGGTCGGGCTCGGCTCCGGGGCCGTGTCCTGTCTCAcccacccctgtccccaggcCTGGCCGGGCCCCTGCAGTGGCTGGAGAACTGCCTGAGGAGGACGGCTGGGGACCGCGAGGAAGATGGTGAGCAGgcggggtgctggggtgggggccaGGGTGGGGGCCAGGGCCGGGCTGTGACAGTGGTCTCTGCCCAGGTGTGTCCCACCCAGTGCCGCTAGTGCCGCTCTCGGAGGAGAACGAGGATGCCATGGAGGACCGGCGCTTCCGGGCTCTGCTGCGTCGGCTGGGGCTCCGGCCCCCTGCCAACGAGCAGGTGAGGTCCCTGTCCCTGTTCCCATCCTCttgctcccagcacagccctacagcctctcccctctgcccaggAATCCTTCTGGCGCATCCCGGCTGCCCTCACCCCCCAGCAGCTCCGTCGTGCAGCCGCTTCCATCGCCCACTACAGTCCCAACCCCCCAGGATCCCCCGAGGGGCTGCTGGAGCCACCCAGGTGCCCCCAGGACCCCACTCCAGgtgaggggctgggctgggggtgtgggagCCAGGCTGGGATCCCCCAGCCGTG
The Accipiter gentilis chromosome 16, bAccGen1.1, whole genome shotgun sequence DNA segment above includes these coding regions:
- the TIMELESS gene encoding protein timeless homolog isoform X3, with amino-acid sequence MDWYMMNCELLATCSALGYLEGDVYHREPDCLESVKDLIRYLRHEDETRDVRQQLGAAQILQNDLLPILVQYPQDKVLFDAVVRLMVNLTQPALLCFGKVPPDATSRHHFLQVLSYLQAYKEAFASEKVFGVLSEKLYDLLQLDWEQRQEEDTLLIERILLLVRNVLHVPPDPTEEQGVDGDASVHDRVLWALHISGMDDLLKFLASAQGEQQWALHVLEIISLMFRDQSPEELAALGQGQAAAEHGGDTQELEALRQRELAERRVRALQRPSRHSRFGGSYVLQGLKAIGDRDVVFHKGLHNLKSYSHDLGKETRRVPRRRQAAPEAEPPRRSARNVRLFLRHFCQDFLEGCYNRLMLLVKDQLVREKAQQHDETYYLWATAFFMAFNRRRGFRPELVSETVGVRAFHFIEQNLTTYYEMALMDKKEAVTWARRMHLALKAYQELLRTVQEMDRSPEQTVRDSSQVIKSNIFYLMEYRELFLALFRKFDETKQPRSFLRDLVETAHLFLRMLEHFCRGRTSLVVQSKRMRRRKKPRTPAAVAPQPPSTEELEELWAGLDPQIQACLQGEVPLPEDVVPFDAASEMPVEEQRTEALLRIQGCLRDAQVPQALRLLRSARDVWPEGDVFGPPDAGPPEETQLLREILFAPLPWHAPPEAEEPEEEEDEEEEEEEETMQVSEKEFNFLDYLKRFACPPVVRALVLLLRGYARNSPRTNHCAARLLHRLARDLHMEALLFQLSLFALFHRLLNDPAAGAHQELVALAKFILGKFFALAATNKKAFVELLFWKSPAAVREMTEGYSSLRDGEGAGRSRVLPWTPQEEQELRELYWKYKEVEGEDIIAAILAHLPAPGRTRRQVVKQLVRLGLASSVKDFPRERKGTHLVLWTQEQEEELTRLFEEFQGSEDVLGNIMRHLTARRSRARVVEKLLGLGLVSERKELYKKRRRKGHGPGLGAAGAPVVPAQDSSAEDRDSEEEEEEEEEEAEEGPMEGHWVPEEGAGQGLAHRLHQEGLAGPLQWLENCLRRTAGDREEDGVSHPVPLVPLSEENEDAMEDRRFRALLRRLGLRPPANEQESFWRIPAALTPQQLRRAAASIAHYSPNPPGSPEGLLEPPRCPQDPTPAEQPPAGLGSDSESEDPVPVPSLVQPGTKRRRELNSEDEDDGSSGTELAPAAPRSEEAEAEDLEPLGRRKRIRRVEEEEDED